A region of the Cannabis sativa cultivar Pink pepper isolate KNU-18-1 chromosome 3, ASM2916894v1, whole genome shotgun sequence genome:
ACCCCTTCAGCACTAAACCCTCCATTGTTCCCAATCCAAGAGTTCTCAACCCGAATACTCCGGCTAATAGTCCTTCAGACCATCCTAGAAGAAGCTCAATAGGTGGCGGCGATGTTGATGATGATAAAGAAAACGCTAAATTGGCGGCTAGAGTTCGTTCTCCAATGGCGTCGGCTTCAAAGGGAACTAAAAACTTCATGTCACCAACGATTTCGGCTGCTTCAAAGTTCAGTACTCCTTCTCCGAGGAAGAGGAAGATTTTGGAAGAGAGAAATGAAGCGGTTCGGGGTTCTCTTGATTTGAAGGGAGAAAAGACTCAATCTTTACCAAAGAAGGTAACTTTTAAGGAACCCCTTGAGTGTTTTTCTGACAATGTGGTTATTGAAGAGGCTGACCTTGTTAATCTTGACCCTTCTTTTAAGATTAGTCCTCCTTGTTCTTATTCAATTCCTGTCATAGCTCCTAATTTAGATTCATCAGATCATGATCCTCCCTTGGCACCACCACCACCCCCATATGATCCTAAAACCAATTTTCTTTCTCCAAGGCCTCGCTTTCTTCGTTACAAGCCCAGCCCTCGAGTCGAACTCTTTCTTAACAACATCACAAGTGAAGGGAATGCACTCTTTGACACTGATGATATCAGTACAGAAGAAGAGGAAACTCAGTCTGATGATTATTCCCAAAAGGATttggaagaaaaagaagaaggggTTATTGTTTCTGAGCCAGTTCTTATCGATGTGCTTGCTCGGGAGAAGGAGGAGGAGGTGGAGAAAGAAGAAGAGCTCATTGTTTCTGAGCCAATTCTTTCTGAGGAGAAGGAGGAGACTGTTGAAgaggaaaaagaagaagagcTCATTGTTTTTGAGCCAATTCCTATTGATGGCACTAAGTCACATTCTTCAATTTGGAGATCAAAGTTGACATCTTTACTTATTGTTTTGTCATTTGTTTGTCTAGCTATCTCAATTTCGATTTCACCTGTCACTGATGAAACTGTGTTTGATAGCTCATCTCTATTGAAGCAGTATGATTATCATGGTGGTGATGTGATGGCATTTGCTAAAGCAAGATTTGACGAATTAGCTAGAGATTTCGGTGTTTGGTATGCAGACACCGTGTCTGTCTTTTTCGAGCTGTTGCTCTCTAACCttagaggaggaggaggaggagcaCACAAACTAGGCCCTTTACAGTATTACAACTTGAGTTCTCTAGTTGAGGATGCAAGTTGTGGTGGTGATAATAGCTATGAAATGAATGTGTTTGTTCCCTCAAGAGGAGTGACAGAGGTTGTTGGTATTATTGTACCTTTGGAAGACAATGGAAAAGTGTCTCAACATCCTGAAGGTGAAGATGAATCTGAGTCTGAGTCtgagattgagattgagattgagtctGTTGTAGCAGAAGAAGAAGACTTTACAGATGAAAGCCTTGAAAatgagattgagattgagtctGTCTCAGAAGATTTTACAAATGAAAGGCCAGAAATTGTTGGTGATTCTTCACTAAAAAATGAGAATGAAATCCCACCAGAAACTGTTGATGCTTCTTCTTCAATCCAAGTTGTGAAAACAGTAGATGGGAATGAAAATGGTCTCTCCAAAGTGAATGAAGAAATCCCAGAAGCAGCAACTATTGATGATGATGCTTCTTCAATCCAAGATGTGAAAAGTTCACAAGTAACAATGGCATGTTGTGCTATCTTGGCTCTTCTTATTGCATCATCCACCATAGCCATTGTGTTGCTAGTAAAGAAAGTGGATCCAGCAACAACTCCTATTCTGCCAGAAAAGTCAAAAAACTCTTGTTGTCCATCTGAAAtgagcagcagcagcagcagctttCAAAATCAAAAGCTCACAAAGAAGaacaaacataataataataggaGAGAATCCACTGCTACTTCATCATGTTCATCAATGGAAGAAGATTCCATTTCCATTTCATATGGAAGTTTCACCACTTATGAGAAGATTCCCACTAATGATGATGAGATCATTACACCTGTCAGGCGCTCTAGCAGACTCAGAAGAAGCCATGTCACTTCACCTTGACACATGTGATTGGATTTACTTTACTTGCTACTGCTTTTCATCCTTTTCTTTTGCCATTTTTATTAAGTGTTGATTGTCTGTGTAGTGTGTTATAATCATAACCGTACTATGATGTAGTTAGTTAGTTTGTTAATCATAACTTTGATTGGTTTGGTTCTTATATAATTAACACTCATTTGACCCCTTTCTTTCTTCACATTTGACCATAAAAACCATAAGAAATAGAAATCATTTTGAGCaatcctttatatatatatatataacaaagttTAAGTATAACAGAGTTTAACAAAGAAAACTAAGTTCTTGACAAATTTTTATTATACAAATTATCTAACTTGTAGATTTATTTCACTATTTATTGGCTTCCAAAGAGCGAAGATAGGCGATATAAGTAGAATATAACTCGACGAGCATTTCTCTCGAGGGAGATAACTCAACCACGACTGGATTTTCCATAAGAAAAGTCTTAGACCATTGATGAAGACATGGAAACTTTTCTTCTTGGAATAACTTCATCTCCCCAACTTCTCCCCATACATCAAGGTATAAATGAATCCAACCCAATGCTAAATCCAGATAACCAATGCTTTCTCCTCCGAAATACTTCTTCCCTTCGATTTCTTTCTCGAGAAAACCTAAAGCTTCTTGCACAGATTCTATCAGTTTTTCTTTCCCTTCTCCTTGAGCTTTGCAAGCTTCAAATGATCCCATCAAAACCTGAATATAATAGCAAACTCATTTATTTCGTGTCAAAAAATGTGTCCAAATCTTTGTGTGCCTAAGTGGCTTATACAGAGTCTCAACAAGGATAAAAGGTCAAATTTATTAAGATAAATCAGTAAAAATACATGATTAATGTACCTTGTCATCAGCAAATTTGGCCCAAAATCGAGCTTTGGCTCTCTCATAAGGGTGTTGGGGAAGCAAGGGGTTCTCTTTCCAAACCTCATCAATGTATTCAAGAATGACTAAAGACTCAGCTATAGGTTTTTCTAAGTGTAAAAGAACAGGAACTTTCTTATGAACTGGATTGTACTTGAGCAGAATTGGACTTTTGTTTCCCAAATCTTCCTCCAAATACTCATACTCTACACCCTTCAGCTTCAATGCCCACTCTATTCTCGTACAAAATAAGCTCTTTTTCGAACCGATCAGCTTCAGTTCTTCCATATTATTCCTCGTCTAAAATCTACAACAGTTAGAACTCATTAGGAATAAGTTTTCTATGGCTTCAATTTGATCTAGAAAACAAATCGTAAGAATTTCAACTCTGATACCTAAGAATTAACCTCTGTAATTTCAACTTCAAGATCAAACTCAAACAATCAAATGTTAAATCAAAACAAACAAATCATCAAATGGCTTGGAGACACAACAAAACACAAAATAGTAATCTAAAATTGTTTGACAATTCCATTATTGCATACACTTTCTACATAACTTCATGTTGAATCAATCAACAGAACAAAGCCCTGAAATGAGTTGTTTAGGTTTTGAGATCAAGAACTACTATTGATGATTCTCAAGAGACCAGACCCTTATCAgtataatttcatatttatgacTCAATCAATTCaagatgatattttttttcatgtttgacTTAAATCCAATGAAGATTAAACAGTTGCAACTTCAAAATCTGCTAATATTCATAACAAAACATAGAAACAAACTTAGTTTAGATACCCATTGATTGATTTTGTTTAGAATTTCAAAGACAGTAGTAAAATTAGTATAACCTGAAAAATCAAATATGAAACCCTAATTTGAAGACAGAAGCAAAAATATGCATATTAAAGAAAAGGGAAAACAAACCTAAATTGATGGGAAGAGAGAAACCACAGAGAAGAGAGGCTTGGCCGCCGGCAAGAGATCTGATCTGATTCAATTATGTCGAGGTTTCAGTATTACAAGTCTCAAACTTGATCCAATTATTAATAGTGTCCAAACAAAATTCACATAAATGGGTTGGTCTGACCTGAATAACCAGTTTATATAAAAGATAATGTTTATATTGAACatctttataattattttttaatacattTATGAATCATTTAACATGTTTATGTCctattttattagtttaataCAATTTACAtgcaataaatataataaatataagagTGTAAACTTGTCATGTTATTTTTGAGTTGTCAACTCGAAAATAAATTGTTTAATAAACTTGTTAGGCTTTATCCAAAAATGACCCacattaatttaagaaaaactcaaattattttgttttgtgtAATTTTCAAGTACACTCCTTATCACAATTGTCAGTGGCAGAACCAGATAAAAACCCGAGGAGAGGCCAAATAAGAAAGTCAAGCGAATtgtatttttacctattttttttagaaaatattaataaaattaggctattgtaatatataaacgctttaataaataaaaaacaattacTATTTATAAGGCTAATTTAATTGTTATGGTACATTCTTGTTCGTTTCCGTATCTATGAGagtctttttaatatttttgtttattattgcatacataataattatttataatcatttagaaattttaaaatttctaatagtttacaagaaaatataattgaaataaactaactgattaaataaaacacatttgtataacaaattttaagaaaacacaaaaaaaaaaaaacaaagctcTTGACAAATTTTTATTCTATAAATTATCTAATAAGTAGATTCATTTCACTACTTATTGGCTTCCAAAGAGCGGAGATAGGCAATACTAGCATGAAAATACTCGAGAAGAGATTCTCTCGAGGGAGCTAATTCTTCCACAACCGGATTATCTGTAAGAAAATTCTTAGACCATTGATAAAGACATGAAAATTTGTCTGGTTGGATTAACTTCATCTCCCCAATTTCTTCCATTACATCAAGCCATATAGGAATCCAACCCACTGCTAAATCCAAATACCCAATGCTTTCTCCTCCAAAATACTTCTTCCCTTCGATTTCTTTCTCGAGAAAACCTAAAGATTCTTGTGCAGATTCTATCAATTTTTCTTTCCCTTCTCCTTGAGCTTTGCAAGCTTCAAATGATCCCAtcaaaacctaaaaaaatataatagggatttagaaaagaaatttaatttagtataaaataaaaattgttcaaattaatattttcttagaTTTTTTAGCACATTTAGTGCATGCTAAATAAATGTGTTACCCAAACTCATTTATTTCATATCATTTCAAGTTGTATCTTCTCAGTTGAAAGTTTTAACATAGTTACAAAGTTTTGTTTAGATTGTGATGAAGTTTTCATAAAATCTTAGGATAATTACATGAAACaccatttttacgtttaaagtttttttttttttttacatttttacggtattctataaaaatacaataaaataacatcaaaacaacaacaaagcaacataaaaaaataatatacaaataataaaaaaatcaacaataaaataataagaatacaacataaaaatacactaaaagactgtattttatgtaaataaaatcgaaaaaatcgaaaaaaaatattgaaaactcCATACAatccgtatttttgtaatttttttgttatttttgtatttttttgaaattatcccTAAAATCTTTGTGGCTTCTACACCGTCTCACAAAAGAATGTTACAATCAAAATGAAAATCGGGAGATTATATTCAaaattagtataattttttgaataaaatacatattaaatataaaatgtaCCTTCTCATCAACAAATTTGGCCCAAAATCGTGCTTTGGCTCTTTCATAAGGGTGTTGGGGAAGCAAAGGGTTCTCTTTCCAAACTTCATCAATATATTCAAGAATGACTAAAGACTCAGCTATAGGTTTGTCCAAGTGTAAAAAGACAGGAACTTTCTTAAGAATTGGATTGTACTTAAGAAGAATTGGACTTTTGTTTCTCAAATCTTCCTCCAAATACTCATACTCTACACCCTTTAGCTTCAACGCCCACTCTACTCTCGTACAAAATAAGCTCTTTTTCGAACCGATCAACTTCAGTTCTTCCATATTATTCCTCGTCTAAAATCTACAACAGTTAGAACTCATTAGGAATAAGTTTTATTTGGCTTCAATTTGATCTAGAAAACAAATGGTAGGAATTTCAACTCTGATACGTAAGAATTAACCTCTGTAATTTCAACTTCAAGATCAAACTCAAACAATCAAATGTTAAATCATAACAAACAAATCATCAAATGGCTTGGAGACACAACAAAACACAAAATAGTAATGTAAATTTGTTTTACAATTCCATTATTGCATACACTTTCTACATAACTTCTTGTTGAATCAATCAACAGAACAAAGCCCTGAAATGATAAATCATCAGTAGATAAACATTTTATTCATGTCAGGAAATGAGTTGTTTAGATTTTGAGACCAAGAACTACTATTGAATCTTGATGATTCTCAAGAGACCAGACCCTTATCAgtataatttcatatttatgacTCAATCAATTCaagatgatatttttttttttcatgtttgacTTAAATCAAATGAAGATTAAACAGTTGCAACTTCAAAATCTGCTAATATTCATAACAAAACATAGAAACAAACTTAGTTTTGATACCCATTGATTGATTTTGTTTAGAATTTCAAAGACAGTAGTAAAATTAGTATAACCTGAAAAATCAAATATGAAACCCTAACTTGAAGACAGAAGCAAAAATATGCCTATTAAAGAAAAGGGAAAACAAACCTAAATTGATGGGAAGAGAGAAACCACAGAGAAGAGAGGCTTGGCCGCCGGCAAGAGATCTGATCTGATTGACCAAACAAAACAGTTTTGACTCAATCTTAAGGAAATTTTGCtattacaattttattatttatttattaattttgaataaatcATTAAATTTGACCTATCATTATCAcaagaaaaactaaataaataatcagcaatttaattattaaaaaaacttaaaaaataaaataaattaaaaagattATAGCATTAcagttaattttaaaaatacacacATGTATAGTTTCATCTATCGTTAAAAAAATACTACAGGAGAAATTATTGCCACAGGTTCATTGAACCTCGTACCCATTCAGTCACAAAGAACTTATTTTTCTTAACCACTATAAGTAATTTGATGGTGAGCCATAGAAGAACAAAGAAGACCAATaacgaaacaaaacaaaaaataaaatcatgtcACACAACACTCAAAACTGTGCCGTAAAGACAAGACTAAAACACTTAAAACCATGTCATAGAATCGCAATAGTAAAAATCGAATCGCGATAGTAAAATACAGCCGCGACCACGCTGCACCTATAATCAAAAAAAGTCGGCAAGTTTAgcctattcattttttttttcaattaggtAATGTTCATGTTATGTTGAGGTTTCAGTATTACAAGTCTCAAACTTGATCCAATTATTAATAGTGTCGAAACAAAATTCACATAAATGGGTTGGTCTGACCTGAATTGTGTAACCCGTTTATATAAAAGATGATGTTTATTGAACatctttataattattttttaatacattTATGAATCATTTAACATGTTTATGTCCTACTTTACTAGTTTAATACAATTTACATGCAATAAATATAAGAGTGTAAACTTTTAAATAGGTAGTTGTCATGTTATTTTGAGTTGTCAACCCGAAAATAACTTGTTTAATAAACGAGTTAGGCATTATCCAAAAATGACCCACactaatttaagaaaaactcaAATTACTTTGTTTTGTGCGATTTTCAAATACACTCCTTATCACAATTGTTATGGTACACTCTTATTCGTTTCCCTATGTATGAGAGtctttttaatctttttgtttattattgcatacataataattatttataaccatttagaaattttaaaatttctaatagtttacaagaaaatataattgaaataaactaactaattaaataaaacacattCGTATAACAAATTTtaagaaaacacaaaaaaaaagaaaaaaacaaagctCTTGACAAATTTTTATTCTATAAATTATCCAATAAGTAGATTCATTTCACTACTTATTGGCTTCCAAAGAGCGAAGATAGGCAATACTAGCATGAAAATACTCGAGAAGAGATTCTCTCGACGGAGCTAATTCTTTCACAACCGGATTATCTGTAAGAAAATTCTTAGACCATTGATAAAGACATGGAAATTTGTCTGGTTGGATTAACTTCATCTCCCCAATTTCTTCCATTACATCAAGCCATATAGGAATCCAACCCACTGCTAAATCCAAATACCCAATGCTTTCTCCTCCAAAAttgtaacatccccgcttcaagcctccattaggtccttacacccacggactgaatggctcttatacacgagtatgtcactttggctgcttcctggatcgatgactgaccctacagaccaacacgagtgtttccagcgtgctttgtcctcactcgcacgcttcctgggaaaacttcccaggaggtcacccatcttgaaattgctcccaggtcaagcacgcttaactgtggagttctttcgtgatgggctaccgaaaaacaagatgcaccttgttgacataggtagtaccaatcaatccattt
Encoded here:
- the LOC133036342 gene encoding probable glutathione S-transferase is translated as MEELKLIGSKKSLFCTRVEWALKLKGVEYEYLEEDLRNKSPILLKYNPILKKVPVFLHLDKPIAESLVILEYIDEVWKENPLLPQHPYERAKARFWAKFVDEKVLMGSFEACKAQGEGKEKLIESAQESLGFLEKEIEGKKYFGGESIGYLDLAVGWIPIWLDVMEEIGEMKLIQPDKFSCLYQWSKNFLTDNPVVEELAPSRESLLEYFHASIAYLRSLEANK
- the LOC115709319 gene encoding probable glutathione S-transferase, yielding MEELKLIGSKKSLFCTRIEWALKLKGVEYEYLEEDLGNKSPILLKYNPVHKKVPVLLHLEKPIAESLVILEYIDEVWKENPLLPQHPYERAKARFWAKFADDKVLMGSFEACKAQGEGKEKLIESVQEALGFLEKEIEGKKYFGGESIGYLDLALGWIHLYLDVWGEVGEMKLFQEEKFPCLHQWSKTFLMENPVVVELSPSREMLVELYSTYIAYLRSLEANK
- the LOC115709321 gene encoding uncharacterized protein LOC115709321, producing MAVNRSPSPVSRRANPNARSSEMGNPMRRSFTGNPFSTKPSIVPNPRVLNPNTPANSPSDHPRRSSIGGGDVDDDKENAKLAARVRSPMASASKGTKNFMSPTISAASKFSTPSPRKRKILEERNEAVRGSLDLKGEKTQSLPKKVTFKEPLECFSDNVVIEEADLVNLDPSFKISPPCSYSIPVIAPNLDSSDHDPPLAPPPPPYDPKTNFLSPRPRFLRYKPSPRVELFLNNITSEGNALFDTDDISTEEEETQSDDYSQKDLEEKEEGVIVSEPVLIDVLAREKEEEVEKEEELIVSEPILSEEKEETVEEEKEEELIVFEPIPIDGTKSHSSIWRSKLTSLLIVLSFVCLAISISISPVTDETVFDSSSLLKQYDYHGGDVMAFAKARFDELARDFGVWYADTVSVFFELLLSNLRGGGGGAHKLGPLQYYNLSSLVEDASCGGDNSYEMNVFVPSRGVTEVVGIIVPLEDNGKVSQHPEGEDESESESEIEIEIESVVAEEEDFTDESLENEIEIESVSEDFTNERPEIVGDSSLKNENEIPPETVDASSSIQVVKTVDGNENGLSKVNEEIPEAATIDDDASSIQDVKSSQVTMACCAILALLIASSTIAIVLLVKKVDPATTPILPEKSKNSCCPSEMSSSSSSFQNQKLTKKNKHNNNRRESTATSSCSSMEEDSISISYGSFTTYEKIPTNDDEIITPVRRSSRLRRSHVTSP